The genomic stretch CACCGCACGCAGCCACGCCGACGCGTAGGACGGCGCCGCATTTCGTCGTGACAGACCAGACCGACATCGAAAGGCCTGGCCCCGGGCTCCGGCTTTCGTGCCCAGCGGGCTGCGGATTCGCCCCAGCCTGATACAGGACCGGTCCTGTTTTGGAACAACAGCGGGTCGCCGACGGTTTATCCGCCGATTCTCCGCCGTCCGCCATTCCCACAGTCCGGTTCAAATCGGTACTTGTGGTCCAGGGCATTCTCCTCTTTGGCGAGTCCCTGGCGACCGAATGCCCTCTTCACGCAGCTTGTCCTTCGGGGCAGCGTGCGTACTGTTCTTTCTGGGATGAGCGGCGGAGTTCCGACGGAGCTCTTGGCGCGTTCCCGCTTCGCTCACTCCCTGTTCCGTTCCCCGCGGACTTCACCCACCCCCTGTCTCCATGACCCAGTCTACTACGGAGAAAACGATGACATCACGTCTCTCAACTCTCCTCCTGTTGGGCGCGGCCTTCCTGATCGCTTCGGCGTCCCAGGCTCAGGTCATTCGCCCCAGCGAGTCCATTTACATCCTCCTCCGCGGCGGCGTCACCGGCTACTACGGTGACCTCGACGGCAACTCGGACGGCGACCCCGGCAGCGCCAACGCCAAGCTCAGCGACGGCTTCGACAACCCCGGCTACAACGTCGGCGGCGAGATCGGCTACCTGTTCAACCCGAACCTCTCGTTCGGTGTCGGCTTCACGTACATGGACATCCCGAACCTCGACACGCGAGGCCAGGGTCCCACGGGTCGCGGACCGGGCGCGAATGACATCCTGTTCATTCCGGGTCCCAACGGGCCGATCCCCGTCACGAAGAACAACGGCAGCGCCGTGAACATGGTCACGGGCCTGTTCCGCTACCTCCCGTTCGATGCGTCGCGCATCTCGCCGTTCGTCGAACTCGGCGGTGCCCTCGTCTTCGGCGTCGGCACGGACAACGAGCGCAACGGCTCCGGCACGGATGCCGTGATCGGGTACGGTCCGGTCGCAGGCCTCGGCCTCGATGTGGCTCTGACGCCGCAGCTCGGCCTCTTCCTCGCCGCGCAGTCGACGGTCGTCTTCCCGGACGTCGCGCTTGACGGTGCGGATGCCGGCGCGTTCAACAGCCCCCGGTTCAACGGTGACGACGCGGACTTCGACATCCTCGCCAACCTGGGCGGCGGCCTCCGTTTTGCCCTGCGCCCGCCGGTCAAGGCGGTTCGCGTGCTCGGCCTGGAGTGCCCGGCTGAGCTGCAGGTCGGCCAGAACGGTTCGTTCATGGCGATCACCAACCAGGACGCGACCCCGCCGGTCACCTCCAGCTGGCAGTTCGGTGACGGCGCCAGCGGCTCCGGCAGCTCCGCCTCGCACGCCTTCACCGCGCCGGGCACCTACACGGTGACCGCGATGGTGATGAACGACGGGGGCACGGACTCCGAGTCCTGCATCGTGACCGTCGTTCCGCGCCCGACGCCGCCGTCGCTCGCTGGCTGCCGCGCCACCCCGTCGCGCGTTGACGCTGGCCAGCAGGTCACGATCGACGCCACGGCAACCGAGGCAGACGAGATCACGGTCGACTTCGGTGATGGCACGACGGCGTCCTCGCTGCCGGCCCGCCACGCGTACGCCAACACGGGCTCGTACACGGTCACCATCACGGCGACCAACGAGTACGGCTCGGACACCTGCACGATCCCCGTCACGGTGGGCGACTCGTACTGCGCCGACATCACGGAGCTGAACCCGGTCTTCTTCGGGTACGGCGCCACGACGCTCACGGCCGACGCGACCAGCCGTCTCGAGGAGAACATCGAGATCCTGCGCCGCTGCCCGGACATCTGCGTGACCATCAACGCCTACTCGGACGGCTCCGAGCCGGGTGACGCGATGCGCATCTCGCAGGCCCGCGCCGACGCGGTGATGCAGTACTACGTCGGTCAGGGCATCGACGCCGAACGCCTCCGCGCCGTCGGCCGCGGTGTCGATCCGGACGCCAACTCGAAGGAGGATCCGGGCCCGGGCGACAGCCGCGCCCGCCGCGCCGACTCGATCCCGTCGTCCTGCGCCGGGTTCTAGGTCGCGCGTGAGGGGCCCCGGCCCCACCTCGCCACCTCAGGGGCGGTCCGCAACGATGCGGGCCGCCCCTTTTTCGTGCAGAGAGCGTGACGCTGACGAACAGATCGAACCCGACGGGATGACGAGCGTAGGCGCCTCTACATGCCGACCTCCCCCGGCGTGCTCCCGGGCTCTGCCCGCTCCTCCCTGACCTGCACTGCGTTTCCCGCACCCCTCCTGCGGGTCAGTTTCCTTCCCTCCCCACTGCTGCCGCCCCGGCCTCGTGTGGGTCCCCCCACCACCCCTCTTATGTCCCGACTCTCCTCACTCCGCCTTCCTCACCTCCAAACGCTCCTGATCTGGGCCGTTGCGATGCTCATTGGCACCGCGGCACAGGCACAGATCATCCGCCCGAGCGAGTCCATCTATGTGCTCCTGCGTGGGAGCGTCGCCGGGTACTACGGCGACCTGGATGGGGACCCCAACACGACGAGCATCAGCGAAGGGTTCGACGACCCCGGCTTCGGTGTCGGTGGTGAGGTCGGCTACCTCTTCAACGACAACCTCTCGCTTGGTGTGGGCCTGGTCTACCAGGACCTCCCGGCGCTCAACAACCGATCCACCAACATTCAGGGTGGTGAGGCCTATCAGTTCCAGGCGCTTCTCCGCTACCTGCCGTTCCCGGCGCTGAAGGTGTCTCCGTTCGTCGAGCTCGGCGGCGCTCTCGTCTCCGGACAGGGCACGGAGAACGAGCGCAACCTGCCCGGCACGGATGATGTCCTCGGCTTCGGCCCGGTCGTCGGCGCCGGTGTGGACGTGGCGCTGACCCCGCGCTTCGGTCTCTTC from Rubrivirga sp. SAORIC476 encodes the following:
- a CDS encoding PKD domain-containing protein, producing MTQSTTEKTMTSRLSTLLLLGAAFLIASASQAQVIRPSESIYILLRGGVTGYYGDLDGNSDGDPGSANAKLSDGFDNPGYNVGGEIGYLFNPNLSFGVGFTYMDIPNLDTRGQGPTGRGPGANDILFIPGPNGPIPVTKNNGSAVNMVTGLFRYLPFDASRISPFVELGGALVFGVGTDNERNGSGTDAVIGYGPVAGLGLDVALTPQLGLFLAAQSTVVFPDVALDGADAGAFNSPRFNGDDADFDILANLGGGLRFALRPPVKAVRVLGLECPAELQVGQNGSFMAITNQDATPPVTSSWQFGDGASGSGSSASHAFTAPGTYTVTAMVMNDGGTDSESCIVTVVPRPTPPSLAGCRATPSRVDAGQQVTIDATATEADEITVDFGDGTTASSLPARHAYANTGSYTVTITATNEYGSDTCTIPVTVGDSYCADITELNPVFFGYGATTLTADATSRLEENIEILRRCPDICVTINAYSDGSEPGDAMRISQARADAVMQYYVGQGIDAERLRAVGRGVDPDANSKEDPGPGDSRARRADSIPSSCAGF